A single region of the Candidatus Nanopelagicales bacterium genome encodes:
- a CDS encoding ArsA family ATPase: protein MPTDTPSLAVDELIDDRGVRVIVCCGSGGVGKTTTAAALALRAAERGRKVCVLTIDPAKRLAQSMGLVELDNTPRTVRDIDDSAGGHLDAMMLDMKRTFDEIVEAHAEPERSAAILENPFYQALSTSFAGTQEYMAMEKLGQLRETSETTGQWDLIVVDTPPSRSALDFLDAPKRLGSFLDGRLMRLLSAPARGAGRFSARVMTAGFGMVTGVMTKIIGAQVLKDLQTFVASFDALFGGFRARAEATFAQLQAPDTRFVVVAAPERDALREASYFVERLASEQMPLAGLILNRVQRQSLPQLSASAALAGADRLDEHGDHPLTSGLLRLHADRAETATRQRRLAERFCGAHPRVPAASVAALAGDVHDLDGLREVGDLLADQ from the coding sequence CTGCCCACCGATACCCCGAGCCTTGCCGTCGACGAATTAATCGATGACCGCGGCGTACGAGTCATCGTCTGTTGCGGTTCCGGCGGAGTGGGCAAAACCACGACCGCGGCCGCGTTGGCGTTGCGAGCCGCCGAACGTGGTCGCAAAGTGTGCGTGCTCACGATCGACCCAGCCAAGCGCCTTGCCCAGTCAATGGGACTCGTCGAGCTTGACAACACTCCGCGGACAGTGCGCGACATCGATGACTCCGCCGGTGGCCACCTCGACGCGATGATGCTGGATATGAAGCGGACCTTCGACGAGATCGTGGAGGCGCACGCTGAGCCCGAACGCTCGGCCGCCATCTTGGAGAACCCCTTCTACCAAGCACTTTCCACATCGTTTGCCGGCACGCAGGAGTACATGGCAATGGAGAAGCTGGGGCAGCTGCGGGAGACCTCGGAGACCACAGGGCAGTGGGATCTGATCGTGGTGGACACCCCACCGTCGCGCTCGGCGCTGGACTTCCTCGATGCACCCAAACGGCTCGGTTCTTTCTTGGACGGCCGCCTGATGCGGCTACTGAGCGCTCCGGCCCGGGGTGCCGGTCGATTCTCCGCACGGGTCATGACGGCCGGTTTCGGCATGGTGACCGGCGTGATGACAAAGATCATCGGCGCGCAGGTGCTCAAGGATCTGCAGACCTTCGTGGCCTCGTTCGATGCCCTGTTCGGCGGCTTCCGCGCACGAGCCGAGGCGACATTTGCCCAGCTGCAGGCGCCAGACACGCGGTTCGTCGTGGTCGCAGCACCGGAACGCGACGCACTGCGGGAGGCGTCCTACTTCGTGGAGCGACTTGCCTCAGAGCAGATGCCCCTTGCTGGCCTGATCCTCAACCGCGTTCAGCGCCAATCCTTGCCGCAGTTGTCCGCTTCGGCGGCGCTAGCGGGCGCCGACCGCCTGGACGAACACGGCGACCACCCCTTGACCTCTGGGTTACTGCGGCTGCACGCCGACCGAGCCGAGACAGCGACTCGTCAACGTCGGCTGGCCGAACGATTCTGCGGTGCCCACCCTCGGGTTCCGGCAGCATCGGTCGCCGCCCTCGCTGGCGATGTCCACGACCTCGATGGCCTGCGCGAGGTCGGCGACTTGCTGGCCGACCAGTAG
- a CDS encoding WhiB family transcriptional regulator, which produces MKWINDWPAHAACRGTDPDQLFVQGAAQNRAKAICGGCPVRTECLADSLDNEIEFGVWGGMTERERRALLRRRPDVQSWRRLLETARSNHLDEVNVALPRQASQAQDNVIRLRSDHRAAV; this is translated from the coding sequence ATGAAGTGGATAAATGATTGGCCCGCCCACGCGGCGTGCCGAGGGACAGATCCGGATCAACTGTTCGTTCAGGGGGCAGCGCAAAACCGCGCTAAGGCCATCTGTGGCGGGTGTCCGGTTCGAACCGAATGCCTGGCCGATTCGCTGGACAACGAGATCGAGTTCGGTGTCTGGGGCGGCATGACCGAACGCGAGCGTCGTGCCCTGCTTCGTCGTCGTCCCGATGTCCAGTCCTGGCGACGCCTGCTTGAGACCGCTCGCAGCAACCACCTTGACGAGGTCAATGTGGCGTTGCCCCGCCAAGCGTCGCAGGCGCAGGACAACGTCATCCGACTCCGGTCTGATCACCGCGCCGCAGTCTGA